The DNA window CAGTTCCGGGCCGAGGAGGCCTTGGGCCGCGAATTGGACGCCGAGATAAATGATCGTCGCCGCCACCAGCCCGCCAAGAATTCCCCGCGGAACCGTCCGGGCCGGGTCGCGGAGCTCGCCGCTGACTGCCAAGGCCGACTCGAGGCCGGCAAAGAGATAAAGCAGTCGCATCGCCATCCGGCCGATGTCGGCCGCGGGCGGGATCACGTCCCATCGGACAAACTCGGGTCGGAACGCCACCAGGCCGATGATCCCAAGTAGAATCAAGGGCGCCAACTTGGCGAAGGTGACCAGTTCCACCACTCGGACCCCGCCGCGGGCCCCGCCGCGGATGTTGATCCAGGCAAAAATACCGAACGTCAGGACCAGGATCAGCGCCCGGGGCATGCCTTCCCCGACCACCGGAACCAGCACCGACAACGACCGGATGAACACCGTGCCGACCACGGCTGTCGCCACCAACTGGACCCCGAGGTAGGTCAGGAGGCCAACCAGCCACGCTGTAAACGGGCCAAAGGCCGTCTCGACGTACGCGTACATGCCCCCGGTACCCGTCACTCGGCTGCCCGATTCCGCGAAACAGAGCGCGATCAGGCCCATCAGCGCCGCGGCCACCACGTAGGCCAGAATGCCGGGCCCGCCGAGCGTGGCGGCAATGGTGGCCGGGAAGACGAAAATGCTCGATCCAATGATGAGATTGATGACGCTGGCCCCGAGGCCGAAGGGGCCGATCGTCCGGGCGAGGCCACCGGAACTCTGCTGGTCGTTCACTGGTCGTGAGTCCTTGGTGGCCGAGGCGGTGCCAATAGTATCACCAACACCTAGCGATGGACCAGAGAAGGGCCGTATCTTCATTTATCTACGATCCGAGAACTCATGTTGACTCCCGCCTTCCGGCTCGGCGTTCTGACGCTCGCCCTTTTCTGGGGTAGCGCCCGAGCCCTCGACGGCCAAGCAATCGCCACCCATCCCCGGGTCAAAGAAGCCCTCGCGGCCTACGAAAAGTGGCTCGACGGCGAACGGGCCTTCAAGAAGATCCCCGGCATCGCGTCCGCGCTGGTCATCGACCAAGACGTGATCTGGCAGGGCGGCACCGGGTATGCGGATTGGGCCCGGAAGACGCCGGCCACCCCGAACACCCTCTACAGCATCTGCTCGATTTCAAAACTGTTCACCAGTATTTCGACGCTCCAACTCCGCGACCAAGGCAAGCTCCGCCTCGATGATCCGGTGGCCAAGCACGTCCCCTGGTTCGCGCCGAAGACGGCCTACCCGGCCGACGGCCCGATCACCGTCGAGGGGCTGTTGACCCATGCCTCGGGATTGCAGCGGGAGTTTGCCGACACCCTCTGGGTCGAGCCGAACATGGCCTTCCCGACCATCGACGAACTCAAGCGCGACGTGGCCGGCCGCGAGGTGGCCTACCGGCCCGAGCAGTACTTCCAGTACTCCAACCTCGGCTTCACGATGCTGGGCGCCGTGGTGGAGGCCGCCTCGGGCCGGCCCTACGCCGACTACGTCCAAACCAACATTCTGGGCCCCTTGGGCTTGACCAACACCTTCTCCGAAATGCCGGCGGCGGAACGCGGGAAACGATTGGCCATGGGCTACAGCGGTATCGACCGGGACGGCAACCGTCACCCGATGCCGTTCTATCAGACCAAGGCCATGGCGCCGGCCGCTGGCTACGCGTCGACCGCCCTCGATCTCGCCAAGTTCGCTTCGTGGCAATTCCGGTTGCTCGCCGAGGGCGGCACGACCGTCCTCTCCGCCACCACCCTCCGGGAAATGCAGCGGGTCCACTTCCTGGATCCGGGCTGGAAGACCACCTGGGGCTTAGGGTTCGAAGTCTGGCGCCATGATGACAAGACCTTCGTTGGCCACGGGGGCAGCTGCCCGGGCTACCGAACCCAGTTGACCATGAAGCCCGACGAGAAGATCGCCACCATCGTCATGACCAACACCTTCGACACCGACGCGTCCGGGTTGGCCCAGCAGGCCTACGAGTTCCTCGGCCCCGCCGTCAAGGAAGCCCGGGCCGACACGGCCCGCACCATCGCCGCGGCCGACCCCGCGCTCGATCGGTACCTCGGTACCTATTTGAGCTTCGGGGGCGAAATGGAAGTGATCCGGTGGCAGGGCGGGTTGGCCACGATGCAGGTGCCGAGCGCCAATCCGGTCAAGACCATCACGAAGTACCGCAAAACGGGCGACCACACCTTCCGGGAAATCCGGCCGGACGGCGCGTTAGGCGAACGAATGACCTTCGACCTCGGTCCCGACGGCCGGCCAACCCGGGCGCGGACCAACTACCTCATGCCGAGAATCAAGTGAGACTTTCCATGCTTCGTCCTATCGTCCGCGCCATCGTGCTGCTTGGGCTCCTCGCCGGCACCCCGGCCGCCGCCCAGACGGGCCAGTTCAACCTCGAAAAGACCAAGACGGTGCT is part of the Gemmatimonadota bacterium genome and encodes:
- a CDS encoding class A beta-lactamase-related serine hydrolase, which produces MLTPAFRLGVLTLALFWGSARALDGQAIATHPRVKEALAAYEKWLDGERAFKKIPGIASALVIDQDVIWQGGTGYADWARKTPATPNTLYSICSISKLFTSISTLQLRDQGKLRLDDPVAKHVPWFAPKTAYPADGPITVEGLLTHASGLQREFADTLWVEPNMAFPTIDELKRDVAGREVAYRPEQYFQYSNLGFTMLGAVVEAASGRPYADYVQTNILGPLGLTNTFSEMPAAERGKRLAMGYSGIDRDGNRHPMPFYQTKAMAPAAGYASTALDLAKFASWQFRLLAEGGTTVLSATTLREMQRVHFLDPGWKTTWGLGFEVWRHDDKTFVGHGGSCPGYRTQLTMKPDEKIATIVMTNTFDTDASGLAQQAYEFLGPAVKEARADTARTIAAADPALDRYLGTYLSFGGEMEVIRWQGGLATMQVPSANPVKTITKYRKTGDHTFREIRPDGALGERMTFDLGPDGRPTRARTNYLMPRIK
- a CDS encoding APC family permease → MKIRPFSGPSLGVGDTIGTASATKDSRPVNDQQSSGGLARTIGPFGLGASVINLIIGSSIFVFPATIAATLGGPGILAYVVAAALMGLIALCFAESGSRVTGTGGMYAYVETAFGPFTAWLVGLLTYLGVQLVATAVVGTVFIRSLSVLVPVVGEGMPRALILVLTFGIFAWINIRGGARGGVRVVELVTFAKLAPLILLGIIGLVAFRPEFVRWDVIPPAADIGRMAMRLLYLFAGLESALAVSGELRDPARTVPRGILGGLVAATIIYLGVQFAAQGLLGPELPTHTQAPLADAAAVVFGDGGRTFILLAAVISTIGFLSAAMLIAPRTLYAMALAGRIPRAIAAVHPRFGSPAVAIMVHAALSCVLAIVADFDTLTALSSSALLLIYFVCCAATLVLQRRRIGEDGAPFRLIGGPVIPLAAMGLVVVLATTLERREVGAVGVTVLLAAVTYFASRKAQGAPDHL